Proteins from a genomic interval of Toxoplasma gondii ME49 chromosome Ia, whole genome shotgun sequence:
- a CDS encoding hypothetical protein (encoded by transcript TGME49_295740) → MERLRACRDPFRQRRQVKEDSKRETKETRERQEGVSIPGGRGRGQQKTSKNGGEAARKGTETTEGEGLGGDREDNCGEGQLKAKEINEGDREKAERTEIGDCGEAGGAGPMSDVPAEKRRGRDEKEEKQIRKLPLETRRDPEERTMEAQRALQSDNQKRELREEKRRSSEKPSREALKGEEGETGREGEQDDTPKEQKKGNEELVAGVRGKGVEDNPAEEGEASRKVTEKQRSINLGREKEGQTLLAQKQKKRRSHQATHSKSLDSEAAHEERRDTSGCEATAAKKTISREHPRFLARKDVTDKAGKKPPGGDRRVQRQAASAERDDSRVVKKTKEKAKTRECLVACGKASPSSLREGENLKRCDTQGGSRHYSGFSIKIGRNVRPLPGSSSSSLASSSSSLTLASSSPPARAASRVRRSLLKEGAGDACSGFAFLCRDANNKGRRTQVSAENGDKEKKRDLNEKREIKEKGEMKEQLLHERLRRQQAEHRCEELAGRLREMERDLLHYAFLLKRESIRQRRLEEDNEGLLHALQEARLLLKAESDKVMVHTVQRRDSSRDGLVHLTESEALLSSLTQMALATQREPRPPPPTRSEGPPRSLKPAQSSEEQEREKLATLQEKLERALGRLSAEASRRRMAEALLRKTRQELEEQQRAKITKTDEAPGGLLESFSTFLLLVDEGNSTQSAVSPRSSPASSSPSPQHFHCASAGFSAAHVAGDSPFALRLYEASASPVVEEREDASQKSIEEANRDSEVEKVAADVEVDEAGEAEKEEDTEEEEGDGVEEEEYGRKESEEDQETPQSFASLSSCASSSLPASLPSSPSSSPCSAPSSSFSGSSSRLLTRSSLASSVSTPRAFSRTLSASSVSSVSSWEGRSRLAVHETVRHRSRETEPPSLPRGLGVSVEDSEKQSRRESARDFSELRYFRTAPSIRRGREQKVEQPREEEEERHAETGGKSRAEAGEAGETETPIQRRGVGESPHAARKERGERGNRKLEIDGWNRAEEAKETQDARDVQGAAAGKEEDAAETVWREMRGTHAGDIFAGTKNNEEKGRHSAHSEEQEHHEMGVEDKRREDDAKEKEKKRKERETGGDSEGEREQVAQEEEEKGEESGCTTPRESGEERESDETKEQTRRRRETKVEARKGRSDQGTVRAAPGQVTWWERKAIVAAREFFLSPFRGHASDPPTGDRRVDSQREGTAQSSSRRGDEAAGAPYADGEDADQQGDSQVKSRDCGGSQRGRRKHLRTVRSASGSRMRVKTRKVERQTNEPPHNHDRCAMRHANPREFTDSLLGVPTVEVVGASEKSAASPRDTISRSGETLRCSSGGVGGTRRAQLITSSRSPPSSCLRTCRSPSSSSARPRPSFSSRSACAPLRQALALGCRSGQSSRQAGLSFPSSSWRDSGSDGDRREVRGVRIRDTKETDGERAEDESKGETERRRPTRREREEDESKGETERRRPTRRDRAEDESKGETERRRPTRREREEDESKGETERRRPTRRERAEDESKGETERRRPTRREREEDESKGETERRRPTRREREEGAEKRETDSRHPGDTSLERVGDSKEVRQSSKDEPASGFREKYGDFQLRREIREEALEGGVCSGENKQGRTARRQEDTERDSHPGRGGGEIPQRQNDGVNLETKRQGPGDRHTLEREEARHRQASSVVVRESLEENTQERASEEKSNKDVSGLSKLLCYQNLRERDHRPSSSLCSTPSRQSCRLQAKAASSFSTQLPASLEMSSAYGCGRLSSHPSARPLSSPPSRKQSPLSPSSPSAPLPPEHVSGNLRPFSKELHPGSACSTPWTPTQSK, encoded by the exons caggtcAAGGAGGACTCGAAAAGGGAGAccaaggagacgcgagagagacaagagggcGTCTCGATACCAGGTGGTCGAGGTCGGGGACAGCAAAAGACATCGAAGAACGGAGGTGAAGCTGCGCGAAAGGGAacggagacaacagagggagaaggactCGGAGGAGACCGGGAAGACAACTGTGGGGAAGGACAACTAAAGGCAAAAGAGATAAACGaaggagaccgagagaaagcggagaggaCCGAGATCGGGGACTGTGGAGAGGCAGGTGGCGCGGGGCCAATGAGCGACGTccctgcagaaaaaagaagggggagagacgagaaggaagagaagcagatacGCAAGCTTCCTttggagacaaggagagatCCAGAGGAACGAACGATGGAGGCACAGAGGGCGCTCCAGAGTGACAACCAGAAACGAGagctgagagaggagaagcgacgctCTTCCGAGAAGCCCAGCCGAGAGGCGTtgaaaggagaggagggagagacagggagagagggagaacaagacgaTACGCCcaaagagcagaagaaaggaaacgaagagctCGTAGCAGGTGTGAGAGGGAAAGGAGTAGAGGACAACCCggctgaggaaggagaggcgtcAAGAAAGGTGAccgagaaacagcgaagcaTAAACttgggaagagagaaggaaggacagacgcttctcgctcagaagcaaaagaaacggagaagtcATCAGGCCACACACAGCAAGTCGCTGGACTCTGAAGCTGcacacgaggagagacgagacaccaGTGGCTGTGAAGCgacggcggcgaagaagacgattTCGAGAGAACATCCACGCTTTTTGGCGAGGAAAGACGTCACAGACAAGGCTGGAAAGAAACCACCtggtggagacagacgcgttCAGAGACAGGCAGCAAGTGCAGAGCGTGACGACAGCAGGGTCGtaaaaaaaacaaaggagaaagcgaaaacgcgTGAGTGCCTTGTCGCTTGTGGCAAAGCGTCGCCGTCCTCACtgagggaaggagaaaacctGAAACGTTGTGACACCCAGGGGGGGTCGCGTCACTACAGCGGCTTCTCCATAAAGATTGGAAGAAATGTAAGACCTCTCCcaggctcttcttcttcttctcttgcctcctcctcttcgtctctcacgttggcttcctcgtctccgccgGCTCGCGCGGCGAGTCGTGTCAGACGGAGCCTTTTGAAGGAGGGCGCtggcgacgcatgcagcggtttcgcgttcctctgcagagatgcaaacaacaagggaaggagaacgcaagtttctgcagagaacggggacaaggagaagaagcgagatctgaacgagaagcgggagatcaaagagaaaggagaaatgAAGGAACAACTCCTACACGAGCGACTTCGGCGACAACAGGCAG AGCACCGGTGCGAGGAGCTCGCGGGGCGCCTACGCGAG ATGGAACGGGATCTGCTTCACtacgcgtttcttctgaaaCGCGAGAGCATCCGCCAGCGTCGGCttgaagaagacaacgaaggtctcctgcatgcgctccaagaagcgcgtctgcttctcaaAGCGGAATCCGACAAAGTGATGGTACACACAgtccagagaagagacagcagccgGGATGGTCTCGTTCATTTAACTGAGAGTGAAGCCCTCTTGAGCTCCTTGACTCAA ATGGCGCTAGCCACCCAGCGCGAGCCGCGTCCGCCCCCGCCGACAAGAAGCGAGGGTCCTCCCCGAAGCCTCAAGCCAGCTCAGAGCAGTGAGGagcaagagcgagaaaagttGGCAACTCTCCAAG AGAAATTGGAGCGGGCGCTGGGTCGCCTCTCAGCGGAGGCCTCTAGGCGGCGAATGGCAGAG gctcttcttcgcaaGACCCGACAGGAGCTagaagaacaacagagagCAAAG ATCACCAAGACCGATGAAGCGCCGGGAGGTCTCCTGGAgtctttctccaccttcttgCTTCTCGTTGACGAAGGGAACTCGACACAGTCGGcagtttctcctcgctcttctccagcgtcttcttctccctctccgcaGCACTTTCACTGTGCTTCAGCCGGCTTCTCCGCTGCACATGTAGCCGGTGACTCTCCCTTTGCTCTTCGACTCTACGAAgcttccgcgtctcccgttgtggaagaaagagaggacgccTCACAGAAAAGCATTGAGgaagcaaacagagacagcgaagttGAGAAGGTAGCAGCTGACGTTGAGGTAGACGAGGCAGGCGaagctgaaaaggaagaagacacagaggaagaagaaggagatggtgtagaagaggaagaatacggtagaaaagagagcgaggaagaccaAGAAA ctccaCAGTCTTTCGCGTCCCTCTCGTcctgtgcttcttcctctcttcctgcctctctgccttcctctccttcttcctctccctgttcggcgccttcgtcttctttctccggtTCATCGTCGCGTCTGCTCACACGTTCATCTCTGGCATCCAGTGTGTCTACTcctcgcgccttctcgcgaACTTTATccgcctcgtctgtctcgtctgtctcgtcttgGGAGGGTCGCAGCAGACTTGCGGTGCATGAAACGGTTAGACACCGCTCCAGGGAGACCGAAcctccctctctgcctcgtgGTTTGGGCGTTTCTGTTGAAGACAGTGAGAAGCAGAGCCGCCGAGAAAGCGCAAGAGATTTCAGCGAGCTCAGGTACTTCCGTACGGCCCCGTCGATcaggaggggaagagaacagaaagtggaacagccaagggaggaagaggaggagcgtcacgcagagacaggcggcaAATCACGagcagaagcaggcgaagcaggcgagacagagacacctaTTCAGCGCAGGGGGGTCGGCGAGTCTCCTCACGCTgcgcgaaaagaaagaggagaaagagggaacagGAAGCTCGAGATAGATGGCTGGAAtcgagcagaagaggcaaaagaaacgcaggacgcgagagacgtCCAAGGAGCGGCCGccgggaaagaagaagacgcagcagagacggTGTGGCGAGAGATGCGGGGTACGCATGCTGGAGACATTTTTGCAGGAACCAAGaacaacgaagaaaaagggagacacagtGCTCACTCCGAGGAACAGGAGCATCACGAAATGGGAGTAGAAGACAAACGTCGAGAAGACGatgcgaaggaaaaggaaaagaaaagaaaagagagggaaacgggAGGAGACtcagaaggagaacgagaacaaGTCgcgcaagaggaagaagaaaagggagaagaatcCGGATGTACCACGCCTCGAGAAtccggagaggagagagagagcgatgaAACGAAAGAACAAACACGCAGGAGGAGGGAAACGAAAGTGGAAGCAAGAAAAGGACGTAGCGACCAAGGCACCGTGCGTGCAGCCCCGGGACAGGTTACATGgtgggagaggaaggccaTCGTAGCGGCGAGAGaattctttctctctcccttcagaGGCCATGCGTCAGATCCAccgacaggagacaggagagtcGACTCGCAGAGGGAAGGAACCGCCCAGAGCTCCAGTCggcgaggcgacgaagcggcAGGCGCACCGTATGCAGACGGGGAGGACGCAGACCAGCAAGGAGACAGCCAGGTCAAATCTCGCGACTGTGGAGGCAGTCaaagaggcaggcgaaaGCATTTGAGAACAGTGCGAAGTGCGTCGGGGTCAAGAATGCGGGTGAAGACCCGAAAGGTGGAAAGGCAGACGAACGAACCACCACACAACCACGACAGATGTGCCATGAGGCATGCAAACCCCAGAGAGTTTACAGATTCCCTTCTGGGTGTACCTACGGTGGAAGTTGTCGGGGCATCAGAGAAAAGCGCCGCTTCGCCAAGAGACACAATCAGCCGGAGCGGTGAGACGCTTCGCTGTTCCTCTGGTGGTGTCGGTGGAACGCGTAGGGCTCAACTCATCACCTCGTCCCGGTCTCCTCCATCGTCTTGCCTGCGAACATGTCGGTCACCTTCCTCATCGTCGGCCCGACCTcggccttctttctcttctcggagCGCTTGTGCACCTTTGCGACAAGCTCTCGCCCTGGGATGCCGCTCTGGGCAGTCGTCAAGACAAGCGGGCTTGTCgttcccttcctcttcttggaGAGATTCGGGAAGCGACGGTGACCGCCGTGAGGTGCGAGGCGTCCGCATCCGAGACACGAAGGAGACTGACGGAGAACGagcggaagacgaaagcaagggagagacagagaggagacggccgacgagacgcgaacgagaggaagacgagagcaagggagagacagagaggagacggccgACGAGACGCGACCgagcggaagacgagagcaagggagagacagagaggagacggccgacgagacgcgaacgagaggaagacgagagcaagggagagacagagaggagacggccgacgagacgcgaacgagcggaagacgagagcaagggagagacagagaggagacggccgacgagacgcgaacgagaggaagacgagagcaagggagagacagagaggagacggccgacgagacgcgaacgagaggaaggcgcggagaagagagaaacagattcGAGACACCCGGGCGACACATCCCTAGAGAGAGTCGGTGACTCGAAAGAAGTGCGTCAAAGCTCAAAGGACGAACCGGCCAGTGGGTTTAGAGAGAAGTACGGAGACTTCCAGTTGCGAAGAGAGATTCGCGAGGAAGCGTTAGAAGGCGGAGTATGCAGTGGAGAGAACAAACAGGGGCGAACGGccaggagacaagaggacacagagagagacagtcaTCCAGgaagaggcggcggagagataccccagagacagaacgacggCGTGAATTTGGAGACCAAACGTCAGGGGCCAGGTGACCGTCACACGCTGGAacgagaggaggcgaggcatCGACAAGCGTCGTCGGTTGTGGTGAGGGAAAGCCTGGAGGAAAATACCCAAGAACGTGCATCTGAGGAAAAAAGCAACAAAGATGTATCAGGTTTATCGAAACTGCTATGTTATCAAAACCTTCGCGAGAGAGACCATCgtccttcatcttctctctgctccacGCCAAGTCGACAGAGTTGCCGCCTCCAGGCAAAAGCagcctcttcgttctccactCAGCTTCCCGCCTCTTTGGAGATGTCCTCTGCTTATGGTTGCGGTCGCTTGTCTTCTCACCCTTCTGCGAggcctctttcctcgccgccCTCACGCAAAcagtcgcctctttctccgagttctccgtctgcgcctcttcctcccgaACACGTAAGTGGAAATCTCAGGCCCTTCTCTAAAGAACTTCATCCGGGCAGTGCGTGCTCTACGCCATGGACACCCACACAGTCAAAATAG